The genomic stretch ACTTTTGGAATTTAGGGTTTTGGAATTTAGGTTTAAAATATTTGCAATTTAATTTAAATTATGATAAAATTTAGTTACCCTGCTTTGTGGTAATCCACTAGGGCAAAATCCAAAGGGAAGGAGAGAAAAAGAAATGACAAATTATGAAATTATGTTTATTCTTTCAACTCAATTAACAGAAGAAGAAAAGAAAGCAAATGTTGAGAAAGTAGAATCTATCTTAACACAAGCTGGAGCAACTGAAGTTAAAACTGAGATAATGGGAGATAGAAAATTAGCATATCCAATTAAGAAAAAAGAAAATGGATACTATGTATTAACTAAATTTGCTATGGACGGTGTTCAATTAGCAGGAGTAGAAAAAAAATTAAACATATCTGAGTACTTAATGAAATACATGATAGTAAAATTATAAGGTTAAAATAAATTATTAGGGGGAAAATATTATGAATTACGTATCATTATTAGGAAGACTTACAAGAGATCCTGAAGTTCAATACACAGGGACAGGAAAAGCTTATTTAAGATTTTCTATTGCAGTTCAAAAAGATAACAATAGGGAAGAAGTTGACTTTATTAACTGTGTAGCTTGGGAAAAAAGAGCAGAAACTATAGGACAATATTTTAAAAAAGGAAGTAGAATACTTATTACAGGAAAATTATCAGTAAGCAACTATGAAACTAAAGAAGGAGAAAAAAGAACATCAACTGATGTTATTTTAAATAGCTTTGAATTCATAGATTCAAAATCTGATTCAAATGTAGCAAGCAGAGAGTTTACACAAAGTAAATCATTTGAAGCTCCAAAAGAAGAAATTCTTGTAGATGAAGAGGATGACTTCCCATTCTAAAAAATAGGAGGAAGAAATGAAACCAGTTGCTGAATTCAAAAAAAGAAAAAGAAGACCAAAAGTTAAATTCAAAATTGAAGATATAGATTATAAAAATGTGGATTTATTAAAGAACTTTATGAATGATAAAGGGAAAATATCTCCATCAAGAGTAACAGGGTTAGATGCTAAGATTCAAAGAAAAATTGCAAAAGCAATTAAAAGATCAAGACAAATAGCATTATTACCATATACAAAAATAGAAAAATAAGAATAAACTAGCTAGATGAAAATCTAGCTATTTTTTTACACTTTACTTAATACTGAAAAATTTTAAAATAAAATTTGCTTTAAAACACCTGTTTTTAAAGGTTTAAGACTGTTTTTGAAAACTTGAAAAATGATTTCTGATAAGGTAAAATACTGATACTAAATATAGAAAGGTTAAGGGAGTATGAAGAAAATATTGGTATCATTTTTCTTATTTTTTTCAATGTTAATGGCTAATTTTAAAGGAGAAATAAAAATTGGTATAGAAGAGAATAGAGAGGGGTTATTCTTACAAAATAGTTTTAAAAGAGAATTTTTAAATGATGTTATTGAAAGAAAAATAAGTCCATTTAAAATTAATCTAAGTTATTCAGATAATATTGGTGTGGAATTTGCGATTAATAAGAATAAATCAAATAAAATAAGGATAGATACATATAACTATAACTTAGGTTTAAACTTAAAAACACCAGAATTTAAAAAAGTAAGATTTGGATATGGATTTAAATATAATATTGGGGATGATGTGTATCATAAGGTAAGAGATAATAATATTTTACATAAAATTTCTTTAGAATATGATAATAAACTTAAAACAAATTTTAATATAGAAAAAATAGAAAATGAAATATTATCAAAAGAGTTAGGTATTGAATATATTTTAAAAGATTTGGGTATAACTTTGGTATATAAGCATAAAAAAACAGAAGATGAAACAAGGCATTTGATAGATATGAAGAATAAACAATCAAAAATATCTTCTGAAGATGATGGGCATAATCATGGTGGTCATTTAAATGAATTATCTAAACTTGAATTTAGTATTAGACATGCAGAATCAGAATATGGGGGTAAATATAAATTTAGAAATAATTCAAACTATTTTTCTATAAATAAAAAATTAAATATATTAAATAATAAAATAGATTTTACAGCAAGTTATAGAAAAAGTAATTTACATAGTAATTTAGCCAATAAAATAGTTTCTAAAATAACTGGTAAAAATCTAGTTTTAGATGCTCTCTTAAAAAGAGAAATTATTAAAAATTTTGATTTTAATATAGGAACAAAATTTACATATTTAAACTTAAATCAAGATATATTTGTTAAAGAAAATAATAGGGGAAGGAAAAATTTTGAATTAGAATTATTAGGTTCTAATGTATATAAGGGAATAAATGAAATTGAGGGAACACTTAAAACAACTTTAACATATTTTTATCCATTAAATAAAAAGTTTAATCTATTATTAGGTATGGATAATAATTTTACTCTTAATGCAAGATATCAAGATGTATATGAACAAGCATATAATAATAGAAAAAATGCTTATGAAGGAGAAAAACAAAGAATAAAAAATATGTTAGAAAATCAAACAGAAGATGACAAGAAAAAAAGAGAAGAAGAATTAAAAAAACTAAAAGAAAATATAGATAAAAAACAAAAAGAAATTGATGATTACAAGAAAAAGAAGGATTTTACTTCAGAAATAGAAAATGCTTTAGAAAAACAAAAAAGTAGAAGAGATGATTTAGAAGATAGAAAAAAAGAAATTAAAGATGAAATAAAAGAAAAAACATATGATAAAATAGAAGAATATTTTAAAGAAAAACTTGAAGAATTAGCAAAATTAGAAAAAGAAAATAATATTAGTAGTAAGAATTATAGTAGTTTTTTAATGGTAAGTAGAGAGAAAACAAGAGAAAAAAGAAAAGAAAAAATTAAAGAAATATCAGATAAATTGAATATTAATGATAAAGAAAAATTTGCAGAAAAATATGAAAAACTATTAGAATACAGAGGTAACGGATTATATGCAAGTGTTAAATCAAAAATACTTATAGATTTAACAAAATTAAATAATAAGAAGAATATGGAAGAAAGAAAATATAATGAAAAATACAATGAATTTAATGTAGATGAGAATGTAAAAAAAGCCTTAGATATATTAGATGAAAGCAAGAAATTAACTTTTGCATTTAAATATATTAATAGGTCATATGTGGCATTAAGATATGAAATGATAGATAACCTTTATTTAAATACATCTTTTTCTACAACTTTAGAGTTAAATAAAAAGCTTAAAAAAGGCAGTAAATTAAAACATCATATACATTTAAACCCTAAAATAGAATTGAGATATGTTTTTTAGAAAAGAGGTAAAATGAAAAAATTTATTTATACTTTTATACTTATATCAATATTTTCTTGCTCATCAGTTATACAAGAATACAAAGAAGAAAATATAAAAGATGAACTCATAAATTCAAGTCATAGTGAATGTGGCTGTGTAGATGGGGAACATAATCATTAAAATATATAGAGAATTTCAGTAGCTTTAGAAATTCTCTTTTTTAATATTTTAAATAATAGATAATTAATAAGTGTAATAACAGAAATAGATAAACAGATTTAAATTTAAGTTTTTTAGTTTTATGTCTAAATAAATTCATTCCAATAATAGCTCCAAATGGTCCTAAAAAAGATAATGAAAGTAATGTTTTTTCTGAAATTCGAGAAATATTATTTATTGCAAAAAATTTATCTATTCCAAAAAATATAAATGCAAATAAATTAATCGTTAATAATAAAAACATATAAAATGTCCTTTCATAAAAATATATATAATTTTATCAAAAAATAATTTAAACTTCAATTTAAACATATATCATTTCCTCTAATACTATCCTTTTTTATATTTTCATGATAGAATATATTAAAATAAAAGGAGAATGGTTAATATGAAAGTATATTTAGATAATGCTGCAACTACAAAAATTTTAGATGAATTTAAAGAAGAATTATTAAATATATATACAACATATTTTGCAAATGCTTCATCATTGCATAGTCCTGGTAAGAAAACAAGATATATGTTAGAAAAATCAAGAGAAGTAATAGCAAAAGATCTCAATGTATTAACTAATGACATTTTCTTTACTTCAGGAGCTACAGAATCTAATAATATGATACTTAAAGGTGTAGCATTAAGTAAAGGAAAAGGACATATAATTACTTCATCTATAGAACATCTCAGTATATTAAATGTTTGTAAATATCTTGAAGAAAAAGGTTTTACTCTAAGCTATATTAAACCCAATAATAAAGGGATTATTGAAGCTAAAGAAATAGAAAAAAATTTAAGAGAAGATACTATACTTGTAACTGTTATGGCAGTTAATAATGAAACTGGTGTTAGGATGCCTATAGAAGAAATAGGGAATATGCTTAAAGAAAAAAATATTTTTTTTCATAGTGATATGACACAGTTAATATTAAGGGAAAAATTAGACTTAGCACTATTTAATGTAGATGCTATTTCAGCCTCTTTTCATAAATTTCATGGTGCAAAAGGTAGTGGATTTGCATATATTTCATCTAAACATTCAATAGAAAAATATATACATGGTGGACATCAAGAAAAAAATAGAAGAGCAGGAACAGAAAATGTCCATTCTATAATATTTTCTGCTAAGGTATATGAATATTTATCAAATAATATAGAAAATAATATTAAATACATTAAAAATTTAAGAGATTATCTAATACAAAATTTAGAAAAATTTGGAGATAAGATCATATTAAATAATTCAGAAAATACTATACCACATATTATTAATATACAAATAAAAGATGAAGATATAGAATATCTTTTACCTTTATTTGATATGAGAGGTATTTTTTTATCAGGAGGTTCAGCATGTCAAAGTGGTGCAATGAAAGCATCTAATGTTTTAATGGAACAAGGACTTAGTGAAAAAGAAGCTAAATCATCTATAAGAATAAGTTTATCTATACAAAATAAAAAGGAAGAAATAGATTATTTCATAAAAGTGCTAGATGATATAATAAAGTAAGGAGGTTTAAACATGCTAAGAAGAATACACACAGAATATTCATTGCTTGAAGGTGTAGGTAGTGTTGAAGAATATGTACAAAAAGCTAGAGAAAACAATATAAAAGAACTAGCTATTACAGATTTTGGCATGTTTGCAACTCTTAAATTCTATAATGCTTGTAAGAAAAATAATATAGTTCCAATAATAGGAATAGAAATATATTTAAAAGGATTTTTAGATAATGAAAATACATATACTCTTACAATACTAGCAAAAAATGAAAAAGGAGTAAAAGATATATATAAGTTATCGACAATAAGTTATGAAAGAAAAGAATATGAAAGAAACTATATTTTATTAGATGACTTATTAGAACATAGTAAAGATATATATATTTTAAGTGGTGGAGTTAATTCAGAACTTGTAAGTTATGTTTTGAAAAATGATTATAAAAAAGTTAAAAAACTTATGGAAATTATGACAGAAAAACTAGATATTATACTAGAAATACCTATGTTTGAAATGTTTGAATATCAAAGACTTATGTTTGATAAATTGGTAGAAGAATTAAATGTTAAAAGTATAGAAGTAAATGAAATATATTATTTAGAAAAAGAAGATAAAATATTACAAAAAATATTTACAGCTATTAAAGAAAATAGAACATTAAAAACAGTTCAAAATGAAAAAAAACAAGATGGATTACATTTTATTGTAACTCAAGAAAATACAAGAGAAGAAATATTAAATGATATAGATACAGTACTAGATAATAAAAATGTTGAATTTCCTTTAATTAAATTACCAAAAGGATTGAATGAAAAAGAATATATAGTTAGTATACTTGAGGAGAGTAAAAAAATAAAATACCCTAATATTACAAAGGAGATTCAAGATAGAATAGATTATGAATTAAATGTAATAGATAAAATGGGTTATATTAAATACTTCCTTATAGTTCATGATTTTATTAAATATGCTAAAGAAAATGATATATTTATAGGTCCTGGTAGGGGGTCTGCAGCAGGATCAATTATTTCATATTTACTAGGAATAACAGAACTTGACCCAATAAAATATGGTTTGATTTTTGAAAGATTTTTAAATCCTGAAAGAATATCTATGCCTGATATAGATGTGGATATAGAGCAAGAAAAAAGAATGGATTTAATAGAATATATTAAAAGGACTTATGGTAGTAGGAATGTAAGCCAAATTATTACATTTTCTACTTTTAAACCAACACTTGCATTAAAAGATTTAGCTAGAGTTTTTGAAATACCTGAAAAGAATATAAGGAAATTACTAGATGAGTCTAAAGAAAAACCTTTAAATGACCTATATGACGGTAGAGAAATGATTAAATCATTAATAGATTATGCTAAAAGAATAGAGGGTAAGGTAAAAAATAGTTCTACTCATGCTGCTGGAGTAATAATTACTAAGGAAGATATGAGAGAAAATCTACCCTTAATTTATGACGGTTATACTAAAGATTATCAAATACAATTTGAGGCTAATGTACTAGAATCTTTAGGATATCTTAAAATGGATCTTTTAGGTCTTAAAAATTTAAATATTGTAAAAAGTGTAGTTAAGAAAGTTAATGAAGATATAGATATAGATATATATAACTTACCTGAATATGAAGAAGCATTTAATTTATTAAATACAGGGAACACTATGGGAATATTCCAATGTGAATCAAGAGGTATTACTCAACTTGCAATGAATTTAAAAATACATTCTTTAGAAGATATCGCCTTATTACTTGCCCTATATAGACCTGGTCCTTTAGAAAGTGGATTAATACCTAGTTTAATTGTTATGAAAAATAATAAGGATATTAAAATTAAGTATACAGATCCTATTCTTGAAGATATATTATCTTCTACATATGGTGTATTAGTTTATCAAGAACAGGTAATGCAAATAGCTCAAAAAATATCTGGATATAGCTTAGCTAAAGCTGATGAGTTAAGAAAGGCTATAGGAAAGAAAAATGTAGAATTATTAAAACAAAATAGAAAAACATTTATAGAAAATGCTACTATACCTAAATACAGGGCAGAAAAAATATATGATTTAATAGATAATTTTGGAAATTATGGATTTAATAAAGCCCATGCTATAAGTTATGCAAATATTACTTATCAGACTGCATATTTAAAAGCGAAGTATCCAAAAGAATTTTTTGCAAGTCTTTTGACTACTGAACTTAAAGTAGAAAAGAAATTAGTAAATAGTTATGCTGAAATGATTAAAAGAAATATTGAAATGTATCCACCTAGTATAAATAAATCAACGGCTGAATTTGAGATAGAAGAAAAGGGAATAAGAATACCTTTAAGTTCTCTTAAAGAAATGTCAGAAAAAACGGCAAGAGAAGTAGTGGAAGAAAGAGAAAAAAATGGAGAATTTACAGATATTTTTGATTTCATAAGTAGATGTAGATTTTTAAATAAGAGTAATCTTGAGGGTTTAATTTATTCTGGTGCTTTTGATGAATTTAATATAGGAAGAAAAAAATTAATAGTTAATTTACAAGATATTATTAAATGGGTTGATAAAAAGAATAAATCACAAACTGATATATATTCATCACTTTTCTTAAATATGAATATGGAAATAGAAGAATATGAGTGGCTAGAAACTGATGAAATGAGTAATGATGATATAATAAAGTTTGAAAAAGAATATGTTAAATTAAGTATGAGAAATACACAAATATTAAAAAATGAAGTTGTGTATAATATATTTAAGAGCAATGAATATGTTATAGGCTACATAGAGTCTGAAAATAGTAAGGTTACTAAGAAAAATGAAATTATGAATATAGTAAACATTTTAACACTTGAGGGAAGTAAAGAATATTTAATATTTCCTAAAGAATATATGAAGTTTTCTAAAGTAATACAAAAAGGAAATATAGTATGCTTTAAGGCAAATAGAATGGAAAATAATAAATATAACATATCTGATATTTTTGGAATAAATGATTTTTCAAAATATAATATTAGTGTAAAAATAAATGAAGATTTTGAATATAAAGAAGAGTTTAAGGAGTATATATTAAAACATAGAGGAAATGATACATTGAATATATATTTTGGAGTAAATAATAAAAAGAATGTAAAACAAATTAATTTAAGTAAAGAATTTATAGAAAAAATGATATCTCTTCTAGGACAAGAAAATGTTAGACTACAAATAAAAACTTGAATAAAGAATATTCAATTGATATAATAAGATATAAGTAAAAATAGGAGGACTAATATGAATAATTTTGGTAGAATTGAAATATCTCCAAGTGTGATAAGCGATATAGTTTTAGAAAGTGTTTCAGAGGTTGATGGAGTCGTAGGAATTTCTGATAAAACAAGTAAAACTCAAGGTATAAATATGTTAAAAAATTTAACTAAATTAGGAAATGTTAAATTTATAGATGTAGAATTAGGTGAAACAGAATGTGTAATAGATTTAGGAATAGTTGTAGAATTTGGTAAAAATATAGTTGAAGTTGTTAAAACATTCCAAGAAATTATTAAAACAAATGTTGAAAAATTAACAGAAATAAGAGTAAATGAAGTAAATGTTAATGTAACTAATATAGTGAAAGTAAATAAGGAGGAAGCAAATGTTTAGATTTTTATCAAGTTTAATTAAGGTATTAGTTTTATTAAGTTTACCAATTTTAGGATTTATGACTATTTCAGATACATTTTTTGATACAGTATATTTTAATGAAGTAATACCATATATAGAATATTTAAGATTTGTTGGATTTTTAGCTATAGGATATTTAATAATTTTATTATTATCTCTATTAGAAAAATTATTTAAAAAACCTAAAGCAGTGAAATCTCAAGGTAAAAACGGGAAAATAGAAGTAGATTTAAATACAATTAATGAAATATCTAAGGTATTTTTAGAACAAAAACCTTTAATTAAAACAGCTAAAGTAGTTTCTTATTCATATTTTTCAAAGATATTAATTAGTGTAAATGTTGAAACATATAATATAGAAAACTTAAATGATAGATTATCAGTTATACAAAATGAGTTGAAAGAATACATAGTTCTTATGACAGGAGTAGTAGTTAAAGATGTAAGTCTTAAAATTGTTAAGATAAATCAAGAAAAAATATTTGACACAGTTACTGTAGAAGATGTATCTTTAAGTGAATTAACAGATGAAGAAATAGTTGAAACAACACCAGAATTTTAGATTGGAGATAGGAATGACCCAAAGGGAAATAAGAGATGAAATTTTCAAAATATTATTTGAGCATGAAGTAGTTAATTCTGATATTATATTAAGAAAAAATGAAGTGCTTGAAACTTTAAAAATTAGTAATGCTAAAAGAGAATTTTTAGAAAATTATTTAAATAATTTTATGTTAAATGAAACTGAAATAATAGAAAAGGTAAAAGAAAAGATAAAAGGTTGGACTTTTTCAAGACTGGCAACACCAGAAAAAGTAATACTTAAAATGGCTTTTTTTGAAATATTATTTGAAAAAGTAGGTCATGAAATAGTGATAAATGAAGCCGTAGAATTATCTAAAATATATGGAGATGAAAAAACTAAAACTTTTATAAACGGTATTTTAGCAGATTTAATTAAAAGTATAGAAAAATAAAAGGGTTTTGTGAAATAAATGATAAATATTATGTAGGATTTGTGTAGATATACTACAAGGCTCAGGAGTATTTAAATGATGCTATACATTTTAATAAATATAATCGGTTATGAGAATAATTTGATAGAATAAAGGAGAAATATAGTTATGAAAATCAATAATTTATTAGTTAAAAAGAGTAACATAGAGATATTGAAAATAGATAGCCTTGATATTGATGTTTCAAAAAGTATAGCTATATTTGGAGAAAATTGTGCAGGAAAAACTACATTTATAAAATGTATATTAGGTATTGAAGATTATAATGGGAGCATATCTGATTTGATGAGCAATAATCAAATACAGGTTTTGCTACAAAATAATAATTACCCACCTTATGCTAAGGTTAAAGACATAATTAGATTGGTATTAGATAAACAAGAATTGTCATGTTTGTCTGAATTATTTAGAATTTTCAACTTTGAACATAATTTGAATAAAAAAATAGGCTCGTTAAGTGGTGGAGAATTGCAAAAATTGAATTTAATTTTAATATTCTCAAAACCTCATAAATTATTAATTGTAGATGAGATAACTACAGGATTAGATTATTCTACAAGAATGAAATTATTAGAATATCTAAAAAATCATATAGATAAAATGGGTATAGGATTAATTATTGTTTCACATTATTTAGAAGAAATTAAATACTTGTGTGATGAAGTTATAGTTTTAGAAAAAGGGAAAGTATCTAAACAATTAAATACTGAAGATTTCTTGAAAAATTTTATCAAGGAGGGGAAAAATTATGTTTAATAGACCAATTCAAGTAATTATTATTGAATTACGGAATTTGCAGAAAACTATTTTAGGATTATTTTTTTCTTTTATTTTTCCTCTTATTACAATGTATTTTATAATTAATTCATTACCATTAGAATACCAAAAAATGGCTATTCAGGAATATTTCCC from Streptobacillus ratti encodes the following:
- the rpsF gene encoding 30S ribosomal protein S6, with the translated sequence MTNYEIMFILSTQLTEEEKKANVEKVESILTQAGATEVKTEIMGDRKLAYPIKKKENGYYVLTKFAMDGVQLAGVEKKLNISEYLMKYMIVKL
- a CDS encoding single-stranded DNA-binding protein, with amino-acid sequence MNYVSLLGRLTRDPEVQYTGTGKAYLRFSIAVQKDNNREEVDFINCVAWEKRAETIGQYFKKGSRILITGKLSVSNYETKEGEKRTSTDVILNSFEFIDSKSDSNVASREFTQSKSFEAPKEEILVDEEDDFPF
- the rpsR gene encoding 30S ribosomal protein S18; translation: MKPVAEFKKRKRRPKVKFKIEDIDYKNVDLLKNFMNDKGKISPSRVTGLDAKIQRKIAKAIKRSRQIALLPYTKIEK
- a CDS encoding DUF1294 domain-containing protein is translated as MFLLLTINLFAFIFFGIDKFFAINNISRISEKTLLSLSFLGPFGAIIGMNLFRHKTKKLKFKSVYLFLLLHLLIIYYLKY
- a CDS encoding cysteine desulfurase family protein gives rise to the protein MKVYLDNAATTKILDEFKEELLNIYTTYFANASSLHSPGKKTRYMLEKSREVIAKDLNVLTNDIFFTSGATESNNMILKGVALSKGKGHIITSSIEHLSILNVCKYLEEKGFTLSYIKPNNKGIIEAKEIEKNLREDTILVTVMAVNNETGVRMPIEEIGNMLKEKNIFFHSDMTQLILREKLDLALFNVDAISASFHKFHGAKGSGFAYISSKHSIEKYIHGGHQEKNRRAGTENVHSIIFSAKVYEYLSNNIENNIKYIKNLRDYLIQNLEKFGDKIILNNSENTIPHIINIQIKDEDIEYLLPLFDMRGIFLSGGSACQSGAMKASNVLMEQGLSEKEAKSSIRISLSIQNKKEEIDYFIKVLDDIIK
- a CDS encoding DNA polymerase III subunit alpha; translated protein: MLRRIHTEYSLLEGVGSVEEYVQKARENNIKELAITDFGMFATLKFYNACKKNNIVPIIGIEIYLKGFLDNENTYTLTILAKNEKGVKDIYKLSTISYERKEYERNYILLDDLLEHSKDIYILSGGVNSELVSYVLKNDYKKVKKLMEIMTEKLDIILEIPMFEMFEYQRLMFDKLVEELNVKSIEVNEIYYLEKEDKILQKIFTAIKENRTLKTVQNEKKQDGLHFIVTQENTREEILNDIDTVLDNKNVEFPLIKLPKGLNEKEYIVSILEESKKIKYPNITKEIQDRIDYELNVIDKMGYIKYFLIVHDFIKYAKENDIFIGPGRGSAAGSIISYLLGITELDPIKYGLIFERFLNPERISMPDIDVDIEQEKRMDLIEYIKRTYGSRNVSQIITFSTFKPTLALKDLARVFEIPEKNIRKLLDESKEKPLNDLYDGREMIKSLIDYAKRIEGKVKNSSTHAAGVIITKEDMRENLPLIYDGYTKDYQIQFEANVLESLGYLKMDLLGLKNLNIVKSVVKKVNEDIDIDIYNLPEYEEAFNLLNTGNTMGIFQCESRGITQLAMNLKIHSLEDIALLLALYRPGPLESGLIPSLIVMKNNKDIKIKYTDPILEDILSSTYGVLVYQEQVMQIAQKISGYSLAKADELRKAIGKKNVELLKQNRKTFIENATIPKYRAEKIYDLIDNFGNYGFNKAHAISYANITYQTAYLKAKYPKEFFASLLTTELKVEKKLVNSYAEMIKRNIEMYPPSINKSTAEFEIEEKGIRIPLSSLKEMSEKTAREVVEEREKNGEFTDIFDFISRCRFLNKSNLEGLIYSGAFDEFNIGRKKLIVNLQDIIKWVDKKNKSQTDIYSSLFLNMNMEIEEYEWLETDEMSNDDIIKFEKEYVKLSMRNTQILKNEVVYNIFKSNEYVIGYIESENSKVTKKNEIMNIVNILTLEGSKEYLIFPKEYMKFSKVIQKGNIVCFKANRMENNKYNISDIFGINDFSKYNISVKINEDFEYKEEFKEYILKHRGNDTLNIYFGVNNKKNVKQINLSKEFIEKMISLLGQENVRLQIKT
- a CDS encoding Asp23/Gls24 family envelope stress response protein; translation: MNNFGRIEISPSVISDIVLESVSEVDGVVGISDKTSKTQGINMLKNLTKLGNVKFIDVELGETECVIDLGIVVEFGKNIVEVVKTFQEIIKTNVEKLTEIRVNEVNVNVTNIVKVNKEEANV
- the nusB gene encoding transcription antitermination factor NusB — its product is MTQREIRDEIFKILFEHEVVNSDIILRKNEVLETLKISNAKREFLENYLNNFMLNETEIIEKVKEKIKGWTFSRLATPEKVILKMAFFEILFEKVGHEIVINEAVELSKIYGDEKTKTFINGILADLIKSIEK
- a CDS encoding ATP-binding cassette domain-containing protein, which gives rise to MKINNLLVKKSNIEILKIDSLDIDVSKSIAIFGENCAGKTTFIKCILGIEDYNGSISDLMSNNQIQVLLQNNNYPPYAKVKDIIRLVLDKQELSCLSELFRIFNFEHNLNKKIGSLSGGELQKLNLILIFSKPHKLLIVDEITTGLDYSTRMKLLEYLKNHIDKMGIGLIIVSHYLEEIKYLCDEVIVLEKGKVSKQLNTEDFLKNFIKEGKNYV